One region of Haloprofundus salilacus genomic DNA includes:
- a CDS encoding low molecular weight phosphatase family protein: MSQNGVTFGFVCVQNAGRSQMSAAFAERERERRGLEDRVEILTGGTMPADEVHPEVVEAMRELDIDLSDRAPREVSDEQLNACDVVATMGCSALELDADIEVRDWDLDDPHGQEIERVRDIRDEIERRVVSLFDERFTDQ; encoded by the coding sequence ATGAGCCAAAACGGCGTGACGTTCGGGTTCGTCTGTGTCCAGAACGCCGGACGAAGTCAGATGTCCGCTGCCTTCGCGGAGCGAGAACGCGAGCGACGCGGCCTCGAAGACCGCGTCGAGATTCTCACGGGCGGGACGATGCCCGCCGACGAGGTTCACCCCGAAGTCGTCGAAGCGATGCGTGAACTGGATATCGACCTGTCGGACCGCGCGCCGCGGGAGGTCAGCGACGAACAACTCAACGCGTGCGACGTCGTCGCGACGATGGGCTGTTCGGCGCTCGAACTCGACGCCGACATCGAAGTTCGAGACTGGGACCTAGACGACCCCCATGGGCAGGAAATCGAACGCGTCCGCGATATTCGCGACGAAATCGAGCGGCGAGTTGTCTCTCTTTTCGACGAACGCTTCACCGATCAGTAG
- a CDS encoding arsenic resistance protein, protein MVTKDRLQQNQIALYGVAVTLAIVAGLGKSSVSSLLEPLINPVLAVLLYVTFLEIPFTRLRHAFTNRRFMAAALGMNFLVVPAVAFGLTRFLPQEPVILVGAFMVLLTPCIDYVITFTALAGGDSEQITAATPVLMLVQLLLLPAYLWLFVGQQVAEFVEAGPFIEAFVSIIAVPLALAWLTEFWADRSETGDRWEGAMGWLPVPMMGATLFVVIVSQLPRVQDSIGQIAAVVPVYVAFLIVMPLLGRLAAGLFEMDIGESRALVFTSVTRNSLVILPLALALPSGYALAPAVVVTQTLVELTGMVVLTRVVPGWLLPTAPSISVLGES, encoded by the coding sequence ATGGTTACGAAGGACCGACTCCAGCAGAATCAAATCGCCCTCTACGGAGTCGCGGTCACACTTGCAATCGTCGCTGGTCTCGGAAAATCGAGCGTGAGCTCGCTTCTCGAACCGCTCATCAACCCCGTTTTGGCGGTGCTGTTGTACGTGACGTTTCTCGAAATTCCGTTCACCAGACTTCGCCACGCGTTCACCAATAGACGGTTCATGGCGGCCGCCCTCGGGATGAACTTCCTCGTCGTCCCCGCCGTCGCCTTCGGTCTCACGCGGTTCCTGCCGCAGGAGCCGGTGATTCTCGTCGGCGCGTTCATGGTACTGCTGACGCCGTGTATCGACTACGTCATCACGTTCACGGCGCTCGCAGGGGGAGACTCCGAGCAGATCACCGCCGCGACGCCGGTACTGATGCTCGTCCAACTGCTGTTGCTCCCGGCGTACCTGTGGCTGTTCGTGGGACAGCAAGTGGCGGAGTTCGTCGAGGCTGGACCGTTCATCGAGGCGTTCGTCTCGATTATTGCGGTTCCACTGGCGCTCGCGTGGCTCACGGAGTTCTGGGCCGACCGCTCCGAAACGGGCGACCGCTGGGAGGGGGCTATGGGGTGGTTACCGGTTCCGATGATGGGTGCGACACTGTTCGTTGTAATCGTATCCCAGCTTCCTCGCGTGCAGGACTCGATCGGACAGATTGCGGCCGTCGTTCCGGTGTACGTTGCGTTCCTGATCGTGATGCCACTACTCGGTCGGCTCGCGGCGGGTCTCTTCGAGATGGACATCGGCGAGAGTCGAGCGCTCGTGTTCACGTCGGTAACACGGAACTCGCTCGTCATCCTTCCGTTGGCGCTTGCGTTACCCTCGGGATACGCGCTCGCACCGGCTGTCGTCGTGACCCAGACGCTCGTCGAACTCACGGGGATGGTCGTTCTGACGAGAGTGGTTCCCGGGTGGCTCCTTCCGACCGCTCCGTCGATATCGGTCCTCGGTGAGTCGTAG
- a CDS encoding MEDS domain-containing protein: MSQPVKEGTQSDASGAKHGLEALRQSLAFTGPVETLGDHEQTNDHLALIYESRDEQFTAVVPYIRQGLERGERCVYITNENSRETVIEAMQSRGIDVDGALESGALSIHDEQEAYLRNGSFDPEDTLAFLDDAITEAAEEYEALRVTGEMTFILDDDAPVGDLVRCESKANHLFRDVDGMALCQYNRNRFPPEVIRDVINTHPHLIHGNRVSHNSYYSPPSEFLGPDRPAREVERMLGTLREQTDAKAELEGRQRLAHELNEVIASSDQTFGEKLQALFELGCDRFDLELGALARVDTDDDWFEVEYLSGKHEHFEPGVELPLSQTYCTAATEIKAAGSVSDPHEEGYDDITVYQEFGIRAYLGTYVEVSGDADRTFFFVTSEPREHGFSDDEHAFIESMGQWVKYELERRLREQELRERTEHLSALVETTPECIKTVAPDGTLLQMNPAGLEMVEADSESDVTGKCVYNLIAPEHREKFREFNEEICRGEHGTLEFDIIGLDGTRRHMETHAAPLRRTDGTNAHVALTRDITDQVEREAELERTICQLQQSNNRLQQFAYAASHDLQEPLRMISSYLQLLDNRYGDELDEDAKDYIDFAVGGADRMRLMVDDLLAFSRIEQADGAFESVEGDAVIERVTTDLQMRIEENGAEIVSHSLPTVMGDRKQLDQLFNNLISNAIKYNDSDPPYIEITAEEGTDHWVFSVADNGIGIDPDSTERIFEVFKRLHRDDEYPGTGIGLSLCQEIVENHGGKIWVDSTPGEGSTFFFTLSKQPTD, from the coding sequence ATGAGTCAACCGGTCAAAGAGGGTACTCAAAGCGACGCGTCGGGTGCTAAGCACGGCCTCGAAGCGTTGCGTCAGAGCCTCGCGTTCACCGGGCCGGTCGAAACCCTCGGCGACCACGAACAGACGAACGACCATCTCGCTCTCATCTACGAGAGCCGAGACGAACAGTTCACGGCGGTCGTCCCCTACATCCGCCAGGGGCTCGAGCGAGGCGAGCGATGCGTGTACATCACGAACGAAAACTCCCGAGAAACTGTCATAGAGGCGATGCAGTCCCGGGGTATCGACGTGGACGGCGCCCTCGAATCAGGAGCGTTGTCGATTCACGACGAGCAGGAGGCCTATCTCCGAAACGGATCCTTCGACCCGGAAGATACGCTCGCCTTCCTCGACGACGCCATCACCGAAGCCGCTGAAGAGTACGAAGCGCTCCGAGTGACCGGCGAGATGACATTTATCCTCGACGACGACGCTCCCGTCGGCGACCTCGTGAGATGCGAGAGCAAAGCCAATCATCTATTTCGGGACGTGGACGGGATGGCGCTTTGCCAGTACAACCGGAACCGGTTCCCGCCGGAAGTCATCCGCGACGTCATCAACACCCACCCTCACCTGATTCACGGCAACAGGGTGAGCCACAACTCCTACTACTCGCCACCGTCAGAGTTCCTCGGTCCGGATCGGCCCGCTCGCGAGGTCGAGCGAATGTTGGGAACGCTCCGTGAACAGACCGACGCGAAAGCGGAACTAGAGGGGCGCCAGCGGCTCGCACACGAGCTAAACGAGGTTATCGCCAGTTCGGACCAGACGTTCGGGGAGAAACTTCAGGCCTTGTTTGAGTTGGGCTGTGATCGATTCGATCTCGAACTCGGCGCCCTGGCTCGGGTCGATACGGACGACGACTGGTTCGAAGTCGAATACCTCAGCGGCAAACACGAACACTTTGAGCCCGGCGTTGAACTTCCGTTGTCGCAAACCTACTGTACCGCTGCCACCGAAATCAAGGCCGCCGGGAGCGTTTCGGATCCTCACGAGGAAGGGTACGACGATATCACCGTCTATCAGGAGTTCGGTATTCGGGCGTATCTCGGGACCTACGTCGAGGTTTCCGGCGATGCCGATCGAACGTTCTTCTTCGTCACTTCCGAACCGAGAGAGCACGGATTCTCGGACGACGAACACGCGTTCATCGAGTCGATGGGTCAGTGGGTGAAGTACGAACTCGAACGCCGACTGCGAGAGCAGGAGTTACGCGAGCGCACTGAGCATCTGAGTGCGCTCGTCGAAACCACGCCCGAATGCATCAAGACCGTCGCTCCCGATGGTACCCTTCTCCAGATGAATCCTGCCGGACTGGAGATGGTAGAAGCCGACTCGGAATCGGACGTAACCGGAAAGTGCGTCTACAATCTGATTGCCCCCGAACACCGTGAGAAGTTCCGCGAGTTCAACGAGGAAATCTGTCGGGGCGAGCACGGGACCTTGGAGTTCGACATCATCGGGCTGGATGGTACACGTCGCCACATGGAAACGCACGCGGCGCCGCTTCGTCGTACCGACGGTACGAACGCTCACGTTGCGCTCACGCGCGATATCACCGATCAAGTCGAGCGCGAAGCGGAACTCGAGAGGACGATCTGCCAGCTTCAACAGTCGAACAACCGGCTCCAACAGTTCGCGTACGCTGCCTCCCACGACCTTCAGGAGCCGTTGCGGATGATCTCCAGCTACCTGCAGCTGCTCGATAACAGATACGGAGACGAACTCGATGAGGATGCGAAAGACTACATCGACTTCGCGGTTGGCGGGGCCGATCGCATGCGGTTGATGGTCGACGATCTCCTCGCGTTTTCACGGATCGAACAGGCCGACGGGGCGTTCGAGTCAGTCGAGGGAGACGCGGTTATCGAACGAGTCACGACCGATCTTCAGATGCGGATCGAAGAAAACGGCGCAGAGATCGTGAGCCACTCACTCCCGACGGTGATGGGGGATCGGAAGCAACTCGATCAGTTGTTCAACAATCTCATCTCGAACGCCATCAAGTACAACGACTCCGATCCCCCGTATATCGAAATCACCGCCGAAGAAGGGACCGATCACTGGGTGTTCTCGGTCGCCGACAATGGCATTGGTATCGACCCGGATAGCACCGAGCGGATTTTCGAGGTCTTCAAGCGACTTCACCGCGACGACGAGTATCCCGGAACCGGGATTGGTCTCTCGCTGTGCCAGGAGATCGTCGAGAATCACGGCGGTAAGATCTGGGTTGATTCTACCCCCGGGGAGGGTTCGACGTTCTTCTTTACGCTTTCGAAACAACCAACGGACTGA
- a CDS encoding response regulator, whose product MATDSKLETLDILLVEPNPGDTRLFTEKLKEGKLANTLHSVEDGDAALDFVYQRGEYTDVPRPDLILLELQLPGKPGMEVLSELNNDPKVSEIAVAALTSSELGEDLVRSHGLEADHYLQKPVEPDEFVEFVRSIEDFWLAFVQNPHE is encoded by the coding sequence ATGGCTACAGACTCGAAACTAGAAACTCTCGATATACTACTTGTCGAGCCCAATCCGGGCGATACTCGGCTTTTCACCGAGAAATTAAAAGAAGGCAAACTCGCGAACACTCTCCACAGCGTCGAAGATGGTGACGCAGCCCTCGATTTTGTCTATCAACGGGGTGAGTACACTGATGTACCACGCCCAGATCTAATCCTACTCGAACTCCAACTCCCCGGAAAACCCGGTATGGAAGTGCTATCGGAGTTGAATAACGATCCGAAAGTCAGCGAGATTGCAGTCGCTGCCTTGACGAGTTCGGAACTCGGTGAGGATCTTGTAAGATCGCACGGTCTTGAAGCAGATCACTATCTGCAGAAACCGGTCGAACCCGACGAGTTCGTCGAGTTCGTTCGTTCGATAGAGGACTTCTGGCTCGCTTTCGTCCAGAATCCACACGAATAG
- a CDS encoding sensor histidine kinase — protein MGSLSRVSPINAGHRVIVVLGGMYIAVAFGWTLTQMVGSTSVGELIVFSLIAGPGAVLFFVGYRLPQSEIREEFYPTVVRWCLGGIVMMVAILTFYSLQPGEVVDDPSVIFILTGLASVAGLVAGTHNAQAKTRARELEELVEQLQTVNERLETSNERLEQFAYAASHDLQEPLRMVSSYLQLIESRYGDELDSDGREFIEFALDGANRMREMVKGLLQYSRVETQADPFEQVDLDTVLEDVLEDIRVQIEESNAEITKESLPTVTGDDNQLRQVFQNLLQNAIEYSGDGPPRVSITADRADSKWVVTVRDEGIGIEPKYSENIFEVFQRLHNSGEYPGTGIGLALCKRIVERHDGEIWVESARGEGATFSFSLPVAKETHGSPAASVSHRQNT, from the coding sequence ATGGGATCTCTCTCCCGGGTTTCCCCGATTAATGCCGGGCATCGCGTAATCGTCGTTCTTGGAGGGATGTACATCGCAGTTGCTTTTGGCTGGACACTCACTCAGATGGTGGGAAGCACGTCAGTGGGTGAATTGATCGTGTTCAGCTTGATCGCCGGTCCAGGAGCGGTCCTCTTCTTTGTCGGGTATCGGTTACCGCAGTCGGAGATTCGCGAGGAGTTTTATCCGACTGTCGTACGGTGGTGTCTCGGTGGAATCGTGATGATGGTCGCTATTCTCACGTTTTACAGTCTTCAGCCTGGTGAGGTCGTCGACGATCCATCAGTCATCTTCATCCTGACGGGGCTTGCGAGCGTTGCCGGTCTCGTCGCGGGAACTCACAACGCTCAGGCGAAAACGCGAGCGCGTGAACTCGAGGAACTGGTCGAACAACTGCAGACGGTAAACGAACGCCTCGAAACGTCTAACGAGCGTCTCGAACAGTTCGCCTATGCGGCATCGCACGACCTTCAAGAACCCTTGCGAATGGTTTCGTCATACCTGCAACTCATCGAGTCGCGATACGGTGACGAGCTCGATAGCGATGGTCGAGAGTTTATCGAGTTCGCTCTCGATGGGGCGAATCGAATGCGTGAGATGGTGAAAGGGCTCCTCCAGTATTCGCGAGTCGAGACCCAAGCCGATCCGTTCGAACAGGTCGATCTCGATACAGTGCTCGAGGATGTGCTCGAAGATATCCGCGTCCAAATCGAGGAAAGCAACGCTGAAATCACGAAAGAGTCGCTTCCAACGGTGACTGGCGACGACAACCAGTTGCGCCAGGTCTTCCAGAACCTCTTGCAAAACGCGATCGAATACAGCGGCGACGGACCGCCTCGTGTGTCTATCACAGCTGATCGAGCCGATTCGAAGTGGGTCGTTACAGTCCGTGACGAGGGTATCGGGATCGAGCCAAAGTATAGCGAAAATATATTCGAGGTGTTTCAGCGCCTGCACAACTCCGGAGAGTATCCAGGGACCGGTATCGGTCTTGCGCTCTGTAAACGGATCGTTGAGCGCCACGACGGTGAAATCTGGGTCGAGTCTGCACGTGGTGAAGGTGCAACCTTCTCCTTTTCTCTTCCCGTAGCCAAGGAGACCCATGGAAGCCCGGCAGCCAGTGTATCACACCGGCAAAATACGTAA
- a CDS encoding response regulator codes for MIDHRAGAPLEILLVEDNPGDIRLTQEAFKQGKINNTLHVVMDGEEALDFVYQRKQHESAPRPDIVLLDLNLPKLNGQEVLATMKEDSDLKTIPVVVLTSSEADEDILKSYELGTNSYLTKPVNPDEFLSLSATFDEYWCTLVRLPQKK; via the coding sequence GTGATCGATCACCGAGCAGGAGCGCCACTCGAGATTCTACTCGTCGAAGATAACCCCGGAGACATTCGACTCACGCAAGAGGCTTTCAAACAGGGGAAAATCAACAACACCCTTCACGTCGTCATGGATGGTGAAGAAGCGCTTGATTTCGTTTATCAGCGAAAGCAGCACGAATCGGCGCCGCGCCCGGATATCGTTCTCTTGGATCTAAACTTACCCAAACTGAACGGTCAAGAGGTGCTCGCGACGATGAAAGAGGATTCGGATCTGAAAACGATTCCAGTAGTTGTCCTCACGAGTTCAGAAGCCGACGAGGACATTCTGAAGAGCTACGAACTCGGCACGAATTCGTATCTCACTAAACCGGTGAACCCGGACGAGTTCCTCTCACTGTCAGCTACGTTCGACGAGTATTGGTGTACTCTTGTACGTCTTCCCCAAAAGAAGTGA
- the pip gene encoding prolyl aminopeptidase yields the protein MAEFYPQKDPYDQGAVDVGDENRVYWEVHGNPDGKPALVVHGGPGAGSRPQSCQYFDPGRYKIVLFDQRGCGRSTPPASDPATDMRYNTTEHLLADMEQIRQHLDIDSWLLFGGSWGSTLLLAYAERHPDRVSEIVISPVTTTRQSEINWLYQGLSRFLPEAWEQFRAGVPDADSDDDIVAAYARLMDHPESEVRIQAANNWCAWEDAVVAHETEEDVRPFSSSSLDWRLSFVRIVSHYFSHAAWLDEEQLLRDADRLTGIPGVMVHGRLDLAGPLETAWELGRAWSDAELIIVDSSGHTGGETMRTHVRDALDSFAER from the coding sequence ATGGCCGAGTTCTATCCGCAGAAAGATCCGTATGATCAAGGGGCGGTAGATGTGGGAGACGAAAATCGTGTATACTGGGAAGTTCACGGTAATCCAGATGGAAAACCTGCCCTCGTCGTTCATGGAGGCCCAGGAGCGGGATCGAGACCTCAATCGTGTCAGTACTTCGATCCAGGCCGTTACAAGATAGTTCTCTTTGATCAGCGAGGATGCGGACGAAGTACACCACCTGCGAGCGATCCAGCTACGGATATGAGGTACAATACGACCGAACATTTGCTTGCCGACATGGAACAAATTCGTCAGCATCTGGATATTGATAGTTGGTTGCTCTTCGGGGGATCGTGGGGTTCTACGTTGCTCTTAGCGTACGCTGAACGACATCCGGATCGTGTTTCCGAAATTGTCATCTCGCCAGTAACGACCACCCGGCAGTCCGAGATTAACTGGCTTTATCAGGGACTGTCTCGCTTCCTGCCGGAAGCATGGGAGCAGTTCCGAGCAGGCGTTCCCGATGCTGACAGCGATGACGATATCGTCGCCGCCTATGCGCGCCTCATGGACCATCCTGAGTCGGAGGTGCGGATTCAAGCTGCGAATAATTGGTGTGCATGGGAAGACGCGGTCGTCGCTCACGAGACGGAAGAAGATGTACGACCCTTCAGCAGCAGCTCACTGGATTGGAGATTGTCTTTCGTTCGTATCGTTTCGCACTATTTTTCGCATGCAGCATGGCTCGATGAGGAGCAACTGTTACGCGACGCCGACCGCTTGACTGGTATCCCAGGCGTCATGGTCCATGGTCGGCTCGATCTCGCTGGGCCACTCGAAACTGCATGGGAACTCGGTCGTGCGTGGTCCGATGCAGAATTGATTATCGTTGACAGCTCAGGACACACTGGCGGTGAGACGATGAGGACGCATGTTCGCGACGCGCTCGATTCGTTCGCCGAGCGATAG
- a CDS encoding DUF2080 family transposase-associated protein: MDRHEIEGHEVINGTVKATGNGAHVLVPKDWRGADVKVVRTTEPDE; this comes from the coding sequence ATGGATAGACACGAAATCGAAGGCCACGAAGTCATCAACGGGACGGTCAAAGCCACCGGCAACGGCGCTCATGTTCTCGTCCCGAAGGATTGGCGTGGCGCGGACGTGAAAGTCGTCCGAACCACCGAACCCGACGAGTAG
- a CDS encoding metal-dependent transcriptional regulator, translating into MNTADQYLKAIYLIQEMEDGPAATGALAKMLDVSPASANEMIGKLEDRGLAEHEKYKGVRLSDEGIVRARDALQTYCIIERFLTNVLEVEDFRGEARELESVIDDTVAERLDTIIDRSSECPDCFDPETDACRYLEVESENLAD; encoded by the coding sequence ATGAACACGGCAGACCAGTATCTGAAAGCCATCTACCTCATCCAGGAGATGGAGGACGGGCCGGCGGCGACGGGCGCTCTCGCGAAGATGCTCGACGTGAGTCCCGCGAGCGCCAACGAGATGATCGGGAAACTCGAAGACCGCGGACTCGCCGAGCACGAGAAGTACAAAGGCGTCCGCCTCTCCGACGAGGGAATCGTCCGCGCCCGCGACGCGCTGCAGACGTACTGCATCATCGAACGCTTCCTCACGAACGTCCTCGAAGTCGAGGATTTCCGGGGCGAGGCCCGCGAACTCGAGAGCGTCATCGACGACACCGTCGCCGAGCGACTCGACACTATCATCGACCGGAGCTCGGAGTGCCCCGACTGTTTCGACCCTGAGACCGACGCGTGTCGGTATCTCGAAGTCGAGTCGGAGAATCTGGCCGATTGA
- a CDS encoding ferritin-like domain-containing protein has translation MSVGHRVGSDHQLARLLQIGIVLEEVVEARAYHHYQSLSADERELDAEIEQLLEHAADESADHRQRLEAIIDELDAESIPFEDIETLVEARYGKTKPDDFDGVLYDQLCNEETAYKFYDDLIEGIEASDALFSVKRDRLLSVLRDIRAEEAQGVEEVTKIMETRE, from the coding sequence GTGAGCGTCGGCCACCGCGTGGGCTCGGACCACCAACTCGCACGCCTCCTGCAGATCGGAATCGTGCTCGAAGAGGTAGTCGAGGCCCGAGCGTACCACCACTACCAGTCCCTGTCCGCCGACGAGCGCGAACTCGACGCGGAGATAGAGCAACTGCTCGAACACGCCGCCGACGAGTCCGCCGACCACCGCCAGCGACTGGAAGCGATTATCGACGAACTCGACGCCGAGAGCATCCCGTTCGAGGACATCGAGACACTCGTCGAAGCGCGCTACGGGAAGACGAAACCCGACGACTTCGACGGCGTCCTCTACGACCAGCTCTGCAACGAGGAGACTGCGTACAAGTTCTACGACGACCTCATCGAGGGCATCGAGGCGAGCGACGCGTTGTTCTCCGTCAAGCGCGACCGCTTGCTCTCGGTCCTCCGCGACATCCGCGCCGAGGAGGCCCAGGGCGTCGAAGAGGTGACGAAGATCATGGAGACACGAGAATGA
- a CDS encoding polysaccharide deacetylase family protein — protein sequence MGDIDIAIGVDADCVAGWLGSYGGEDSPADLSRGLLAGEEGIPRLLQVFEDEGIDTTWFIPGHTIETFPEECGAVADAGHEIGTHGYSHENPTDLSREQEETILTKSMDLIEDLTGSPPVGHRASWWEFSENTPELVEKHGFLYDSSLMLRDFEPLPMRTGDAWHRIDYDESADTWMKPYERGEETDIVEIPISWYRDDVPPMMFIKQPNYNYGYTSPEMVYEELYLSHFDYLYDRRGAGVYTLTIHPDVHGRPQLIPLLEEFIDYVGTQDGVEFTTLSTVAEKYNEDPTVYESDGEFV from the coding sequence ATGGGCGACATCGACATCGCAATCGGCGTCGACGCGGACTGCGTGGCAGGATGGCTCGGTTCCTACGGCGGCGAAGACTCCCCCGCGGACCTCTCCCGGGGCCTCCTCGCGGGGGAGGAGGGTATCCCGCGCCTCCTCCAGGTGTTCGAGGACGAGGGCATCGACACGACGTGGTTCATCCCGGGCCACACCATCGAGACGTTCCCCGAGGAGTGCGGCGCAGTCGCCGACGCCGGCCACGAGATCGGCACGCACGGCTACAGCCACGAGAACCCAACGGACCTCTCCCGCGAGCAGGAGGAAACGATTCTGACGAAGTCGATGGATCTCATCGAGGACCTGACCGGATCGCCGCCGGTCGGCCACCGCGCGAGCTGGTGGGAGTTCAGCGAGAACACGCCCGAACTCGTGGAAAAACACGGCTTTCTCTACGACAGCAGCCTGATGCTCCGGGACTTCGAGCCGCTGCCGATGCGGACGGGAGACGCGTGGCACCGCATCGACTACGACGAGAGCGCCGACACGTGGATGAAACCGTACGAGCGCGGCGAGGAAACCGACATCGTAGAGATACCCATCAGCTGGTACCGCGACGACGTGCCACCGATGATGTTCATCAAGCAGCCGAACTACAACTACGGCTACACCAGCCCTGAGATGGTGTACGAGGAGTTGTATCTGTCACACTTCGACTACCTCTACGACCGGCGCGGGGCGGGCGTTTACACGCTCACGATCCACCCCGACGTCCACGGCCGGCCCCAGTTGATTCCCCTGTTGGAGGAGTTCATAGATTACGTCGGAACGCAAGACGGCGTCGAGTTTACGACGCTCTCGACGGTCGCCGAGAAGTACAACGAAGACCCTACCGTGTACGAGAGCGATGGCGAGTTCGTCTGA
- the sufD gene encoding Fe-S cluster assembly protein SufD yields the protein MSVQLPSSLSKETVREISEERDEPDWLLQRRLDAFEALDELPLPDVIQTPGRRWTNLEALDFETLVDPLNQSDETERVAEGDAVVLSFTEALDEHEELVREHFGTVLDPQKNYLTALSAALFTTGTFVYVPEDVDAGDVKIRAEMNSRSLFSQTLVVTEESASTTILEGTETGTGSDEIEGERYFSNLVEVAAGENSYVQYGSLQNLDEETYHFTLKRGHADTYATINWIEGNLGSRLTRSDVETNLVGDSSETKIVGAFFGHNDQHFDVNARVWHEAEHTTADLVTRGVLDDEARSVYEGVQDVGEDAWDTSSYQRENTLMLSDESEADASPKLIIHNHDTEASHSATVGQVDREDLFYMMSRSIDPRTARNMLVEGFFVPVLEEIAVDEFREDLDDLIVQRLR from the coding sequence ATGAGCGTGCAGCTGCCATCCAGCCTCTCGAAGGAGACCGTCCGCGAGATCTCCGAGGAGCGAGACGAACCCGACTGGCTGCTCCAGCGCCGCCTCGACGCGTTCGAGGCGCTCGACGAGCTGCCGCTGCCGGACGTCATCCAGACGCCCGGCCGCCGGTGGACGAACCTCGAAGCGCTCGACTTCGAGACGCTCGTCGACCCGCTGAACCAGTCCGACGAGACCGAGCGCGTCGCCGAGGGTGACGCGGTCGTTCTCTCCTTTACGGAGGCCCTCGACGAGCACGAGGAACTCGTTCGCGAGCACTTCGGTACGGTACTCGACCCGCAGAAGAACTACCTCACGGCGCTCTCCGCAGCGCTCTTCACGACCGGCACGTTCGTCTACGTCCCCGAGGACGTCGACGCGGGTGACGTGAAGATCCGCGCCGAGATGAACTCCCGCTCGCTGTTCAGCCAGACGCTTGTCGTCACCGAGGAGTCGGCGTCGACGACGATTCTGGAGGGAACCGAGACGGGAACCGGAAGCGACGAGATCGAGGGCGAGCGCTACTTCAGCAACCTCGTCGAAGTCGCCGCCGGCGAGAACAGCTACGTCCAGTACGGCTCGCTGCAGAACCTCGACGAGGAGACGTACCACTTCACGCTGAAGCGCGGTCACGCCGACACGTACGCGACGATCAACTGGATCGAGGGGAACCTCGGCTCCCGACTGACGCGCTCGGACGTGGAGACGAACCTCGTCGGCGACTCCTCCGAAACGAAGATCGTCGGCGCGTTCTTCGGCCACAACGACCAGCACTTCGACGTGAACGCCCGCGTCTGGCACGAGGCCGAGCACACGACGGCCGACCTCGTCACCCGCGGCGTGCTCGACGACGAGGCGCGCTCGGTGTACGAGGGCGTCCAGGACGTCGGCGAGGACGCGTGGGACACGAGTTCCTACCAGCGCGAGAACACGCTGATGCTCTCCGACGAGTCCGAGGCCGACGCCTCGCCGAAGCTCATCATCCACAACCACGACACCGAAGCAAGTCACTCGGCGACAGTCGGCCAGGTCGACCGGGAGGATCTCTTCTACATGATGTCGCGCTCCATCGACCCGAGGACCGCGCGAAACATGCTCGTGGAGGGCTTCTTCGTGCCCGTCCTCGAGGAGATTGCGGTCGACGAGTTCCGCGAGGACCTCGACGACCTCATCGTCCAGCGGCTGCGGTAA